ctctaaaagaggatgatcaagactcagtaacgaaaaccagaagatcaccagtagccTTGATGGAACCAATAAtggagatcagatagaaggttatgaagtaataattgtttaagaatcttcctgttgaggatagattataaaaaaattagataggcaggatctctaaaagaggataatcaagactcagtaaggataaccagaagatcaccaatagagcggccttgatggaacccataatAGAGATCAgataggttgtgaagtgataattgtttaagaatcttcctgttgaggatagattaaaaaactttagataggcaggaaattaaaacaataggacggtagtttgagggattagaacgatcaccctttttaggaaaaggctgaatgtaggcaaacgtccagcaagaaggaaaggtagatgttgattgtcagagttgaaagagtttgactaggcaaggtgcaagcacagaggcaaagtttcggagaacaataggtggAACCCCATCtcgtccataagccttctgagagtttaggccagcgagttTTAGCAAAGGATTGAACGaagggttcagctttagagatagaatGTGAGAATGAAGAATGTGCGCCTCCATGTCATACACTGTTACTCTCTGTTATgctctcagcacacagagacgggtctcagcaaaatcagcaaaatacctccttaggtcccccccaattagcagaggcaaaacgcctgaGGCGCCTCCGCTTAGTCGGATCCTGTGGAGGGATAGGAGTTataggaaaagatacagatatgaaatatatatatatatatatatatatatatatatatatatatatatatatatatatatatatatatatatatatatatatatatatacacacacacacacacacacacacacacaaaagagataATTATACAGATGCTTCTCCACTTCCAACAGACAAACACGTGCCCTATATATTTGACAAGGAAGCCCTTGTTTAGTGGCACAACACTTGGCATAGGATACGCCAGAGGATTCCGTCTCCGCCATGAGATTGATAATATGTaagtgttggagagagagagagagagagagagagagagagagagagagagagagagagagagagagagagagagagagagagagagagagtgtgtcccaGCTCGGACACATCCCCACACTGTGTCCACCACCCTCCTGCGCTCCTCTGCAGTCATTTTCTGGCAGGATCCCATGTGGCGTATTCTACGCACCTTGTCCCCTCGTCAGTTGAGTCTCGAGTGGCCTTGGGCCCCGACTCGGCCGACCCACGCTTTCTATAGcttcgcagtttttttttttagttttttttataataaacaGCAGCCTAGTACCATTGAGTTTCCTGGGGACCCATCAGCAGCACTCCTAGGAGTACCGCACCCTCTATAATCAAGAAAACGAGCATACAGCAAGTAGAATGCAGAACATATGGTTGTAGGAGCGGGATGGAGGATTCTTGTGCCTGTCTTTTGCCCACTGGTCCTGCCTACTTGCTAGCTACTCCAGCCTCTGTTGTTGCCTTGGCCATTTTTCTGGGCCACCTGCTACGCTACCATGTCTACGGTGCCTTCTTCAGCTCCTTCTTCAGCTGAAGGGAATCTAAAGTTATTTTGCCCTGTGCTCTCTTCAAAACCATATCAGAAGTACTAGTTCACAACAAATGAACAATTCCGGCACAAAAAGGTTTCATAATAATAGAATTCATGGGGACATAAAATATTCCAGAACAAATCACAAGGCTTCTCTCCCATATTACCTTCTGAATTGGGAGCGTGGACCAAGCGAGCATATatgagtttaaaaaaaaaaactatatatatatatatatatatatatatatatatatatatatatatatatatatatatatatatatatatatatatatatatatacatatgtatatacatatatatatatatatatatatatatatatatatatatatatatatatatatatatatatatatatatatatatatatatatatatatatatatatatataaagaaagagagagagagagagagagagagagagagagagagagagagagagagagagagacagaacagcttttgaataaaaaaaggaaaaaattctcaagaaaagataaaaataaaagtatgttTAGATCACACTGCTGTAacctaaatcaatcaataaataaatactgaaaaaatgtTCCTGGTTGTAGCGTTAGGGCAATCCACAGGCGAGCAATGTGTTGCAACATTTATTGTAGCGTTCCAACCTGTGGGTCCAGGATAAATCAGCCCGATACCAAATCATGGTAAAATCATATGAGcgtagaaacactaaaaatacaaaaataatcacTACATAACATGATCAGACCTTGAATAGTTCCCATGTACCTCATAGTATAATAAGTACAGAAATCACAAAAATATCTCTGCAGTTCACAATATGATAAACCTcccaaacaatggataaatacCCTGTGTGACTCACATCATTATAAAGCTCAGAAAATCCTCATACATATCACTGTAAATCATAGCATGacaaaaatcacacaaatacacaataaCCATAACACTCACAACATTGCCAGCGTCAGTTGTGTTGAAAATACTATGGCGTGGAATCCCCAACAGCCGGATACGTCACTGGTGCTTTGATAATTGATAGGTAATCCACTGACGTCTCACTTTCATAACCCTACAAACCACAGACATGTCAATATCTCATTCCCTGATCATATGATTAGTATAATTTAATAAACACAATCATAGGCACTAATAACCCATGATTGATAACAAGTGGTACAGAAATAATGTTGAGCACATGAAGCAAATTGTAACTACTATGAAGATAACCCTGAACAATAATCATGTAAAGGTTATAACACTTACAGTCTATAGAACAGGAGGGGCGACCTTATTCCCGAGTCCTACGAGGGAGACCCGTAGCTAGCAAACCGTCTCCACTTGTCTCACTCTCCTGTCTGTCAGTGTCTATATCAGGCCGCGCGGGCCTCCACAACAACCGTGTGCCACTCCGCATAAACTATACTCTTTAACAAATCCATTGTAGTCTACTTATACAGTATTTTTATCACATCAAATATCAAATACACAATTTAcggacaaatacatacatagttgGTGTAAACTCGTTCAGCATACAATAAGAAGTatattaagagaaataaaacaaataatattggaaccatACCACTGACGGGTAGCACGAACGTAAAATAAACTTAACTTAACATGCGCATAATCATGTTACACTCCCCACCCcaagaaaaagaattaaaattatTGTTCTTCGATCGGAAGTATCAACACAAGTTTGTGGACAGATCTGTTAACCTTTATATCTTGATGACCCTTATACATGCTATTTCCGCTTTGTAACTTGTATCTAATTTGTACATCTCTAACCTTACCATCAGAACTCGGTAAAACTTGACACACTTCAGCAAGTTTCCAATGCCCTTTCAAATTATTACTATCCTGCACCAAAACAATATCTCCCACTCGGAGATTTCTTTTCTCACAATGCCATTTTTGTTGTACAATTAATGTTGAAAAATAATGCATCATCCATTTCTTCCAGAAGGATTTTACAATTGCATTGATGAACCTTTGGCGAGTCCTTGTGTTTGTACTGCTGTCAAATACACCTTCTGGTGTGTGTACACTTGCACGCCCTAGTATTAGATCATTTGGACAAAGATAAGATCCCTTAGTACAGTCTGAACCATTTTTCATACCTATTGGTCTCTCGTTCAACATATTTGCAATCTCAAACATTGCTGATTGTAATTCACCAAATGTCAATGTACTGTCACCTATTACTCTGGTCATAACTCTCTTCACCAATTTTACCATAGCTTCTGAGCACCCATTCTCCCATGGAGCATCAGCAGATTTTGTAAATTTCCACTCCATACCGCCTTCTCGGCTAAATTGTGATAATTTTTCCTGGTCTTGAGTCAAGAAACAAACTTCTTTACTTGCCAATTTGAGTTGTGAACCATGGTCGGAATACATTGAGTGAGGGAAGCCTCTGATGGCTGTAAACCTACGAAGAGTAGTGATGAGACTGTCAGTATCATACCCTTCTACTAAGTCAACATATGATGCTCTTGTGCTGAGACAATTTACTACAACACcatacaccttttttttacatcttccttTGACTGTATCCTTAATCATTAATGGGCCAAATAGATCAAGAGCAGAATGGTAAAAGGGAGGTGAAGGTTTCAACCTTTCTTCTGGTACTGGTCCCATGCTTTGTCCAATCACTTGTTTTTCTAAACGTCTGCATGTCACGCAGCGAGATTTAACTGATTTGATTAACTTTCTAGCTTGAGGAATCCAAAATTTAGCCTGTAGTTTACATAGAGTAGATTCAATCCCTCCATGGTCTTTATCATGAATATCCTTAATGCACACCTCTGTGAGTCTATGTTTAGTGGGAAGTAGAATGAAAGCttcattattgtaattattcttCAGCCATGCAGCAATTCTTGATCCTACATATATTATTCCATCCTTACAAAATGGACCTAACCGCTTGAACCTTTTTTCCCAGTTGTCTGTTAAAGAAATCTGGGCTCTTTTGATCCATAATATTTCTGCTTGTTTAAGTTGATCTACTGTTGGTGATGCCAGGATTCCCTTGAAAGAACGCGCATGAAGGGCATTCAAAACTCTTGCAGTGACTCCTATAATTTTGCGGTATGAATTAAATCTGTCTATGTCAAACATATTGCAGTCATTAATATGCCAGTTGTTTACTTCAGCTGTGTTAATGATGGACTTTATCTCTGGTGTAACAAACCCCATGGGATCAAATATTGTTGATATGTAACTAAGAGCCTTTCTTTTAGTTAGTGGATTTTGTGGTTCATCGGAATTACTCTTAACTTCAACACTGCAAGTCTGTTTACAcgtacttttcattttcatcttgaaACTTATTTCATCTTCTACAGGGTTCCATACTAATCCCAGAACCTTTTCTCCTGGTATACCTGACAAGTCCACATCATTCCCAACTTGGGTCTTCCCACTTATGATCCACTCCTTCATGTGAAAGTTTCCACGGTTCAGAATAAGCTCAACATCCTTTATGATCTGACTAGCCTTCTCTGTATCATTCATGCTATGTATGATATCATCCATGTAACTATCTTGCACAATTACGTTGGCTGCTTCAGGGAATTCCTCCTTGCATTTCTCAGCTGTTTGTCTCATAGCAAGTATAGCAATAGCCGGACTACAAATGTCTCCAAAGGGAACTGCTGTGAGGGCATAGTGGTCTGGGGCCCGATCCTCAAAGTCTCGCCAAAGAAACCTGTGTACGTGACTGTCAAATTCAGATAACCTGATGCTATTAAACATCTTGGCTATATCTCCAACAAATGCTATGGAACCTTCTCTGAATCTAAGTAAAAGACCAAAAAGACTGTTCATTACATTGGGACCCTTAGCCCAATAATTATTCAGCACATGACCATTATATGAGGCAGAAGCATTAAATACAATGCGAGTAGGGGTGGAAGCTGAACTTTGTTTCAACACCTCATGATGAGACAAATAGTGCACTGGACCTTTGTACCAATTTAACTCCTCCCTATTTAGTTTTCTAGCAACACCTCTCTTTAACATGTCATCAATTTGTACCTTGTAATTTTCTGTTGACCTACTGCCCAACTTCTTCAGTCGCTTTTCCGTACCTTTAAGTTTCATTAGTGCTACCCCAAAATTATTCGGCAAATGATGTGGATCTTTAATCCAAGGGTAATGTACAGTCcaggtcttctctttctcctgataTTCAAGTCCACTGAGAATcaatttcatttcttcttcttcctttacagtTATGTGCGTCTCTCTATTGCAGTCTTTACAGTTAATGCAATTGGTACATTTGGGTCTACAATTTGTGCCTAGGTGATCCATTGCAAACAAATTATCTATATCCTCCTTAAAAGTTCTACAGATCTCCCCTTGAATTTCAAAAGTGTTAGATGTTAAGGACATGTGGTTTACTTGAGCCACATAGTGCTCTGTATATTCATTTTTGAGTTCTGGGTGCGATCCTCTGACACAATAGCCGAAGGGACCTTTCATGAGTTGCAATTTCCCTACAGTTTTAACAGTTGTAGGAATGATGTCACAACTGTCAGCACCAATCAAAAGATCAACTCTCCCATGAGGACGGAAAATATGCATTGACTGAGAAACTCCTAACTGAGAAAGAATTATGTCCATAGGGACTGGATTAACTTCTGAAGTGATTTCATCCATTCCTACACATTGTAttaaatattgtttacctgtctcATCTACAAGAGGCATTTTATACATTTTAGTGAATACAGTATCACTTACATTTCCAACTGTTGTCATAGTGATGTTATATGGTGTGCCACATAATCCTAAGTCCCGTGCTTTGCGATGAGTCACCAAGCTACTTGTACTGCCGGGATCAAAAAGAGTTACTAATGAGTCATCTTTACAGTTAACTTGACCAATCATCAGCAAAGTACAACCATCTGACTTGTTGGTGTGAATATTAATATCATTTTGATAAAGCAAATAGTGAAGTCTCGGATGATGTGGCTTACCACAAACATTACCATTTCCTAACTTCATGTAGCAACTGCGTTTTTCCTGACAATCCTTAGAACTGTGTCCCATTGCCAAACAGTGAAAACAAACATGGTTCTTCCGTAAAACCTCCATCTTGTTTGAGGGTTCCAAATTATGAAATGTGTTACAGCGACTGATAGTGTGCGAATCAGAATTGTGATACCAACAAAAGTTGGGGTTTCCGTAGTTTTGTCTATGACGTCCAACCTGTGAACCCCCACTAGATAGTGTTTGAGTGAACTTCTGCATTATACTTTCCATGTTAGCCTGATGTTCTGCTTGTTGAAGTTGCAACTTTTGCAATGTTCTCATAATTTGactgtcatcctcttttacctcTACACTATGAACAGTAGCCTTGGAATTATGTGACCTCTTACGAACATCTTTGTCTATATAATCAAggacattcttttcttccttcaaataCTTTAACAACTCAGGAAAAGCATTTACTTTATTTGACAGATTTTGGTAGATCTTAGTCCACTCTCTTTTTTGTTGGGGTGGAAGTATTTTCTCAATTAAGCTTATCACAATTACAGTGGACATCTGTACTTCTAAATTATTTTTACTCATGTCAGTCCAGCACTTTTCTATGACTTCCACGGTTTCTACAAATTTACCAGTATTGCCTTCAGCAATTGGCTTTAATTCTTGCAGTTGGTTGATAACAGTATCTGTCAATCTAACTGGATCAGCATACCTTTGGTCAAGACGACGGAACATTTCCTTGTAATCATCATCTACTCCATGTACTACACTTAGCGCTTCACCTGATAAGCACTGTTTTAAGGCAAAGGCATTTTCCCCATAATTGACAGTCATTATTTTATCATAGTTGCTGCGAAATGTCTGGTATTGGCGTATGTCACCTTCAAATTTAGGAGGTTCTATTGGCTTCACCTTAACCTTAGTTGCACTATCTGTTAAGgctgtctccttttcctttttacatagCTGTAATAAAGTCTCACAAGCACCTGTCTTCAACAATTCTGCCTGAACTATATACTGTTCTTCATTCTTAAGTTTTCCAttaaagtcctcctcctcttgatcacTCTCACATAATGCGTCCATCACATCCTCGTGTCGTCTCTCGAGTTCCCGAAAAGCGTCCTTTACTTCCTCATAATAATCCTCAATAATGCTAGATGGCTTACCCTGCTTCACTTGCTCAGAGAGTAGGTTACACTTCCTAGTTAGCTTTCCACGGGCTGTCCCTCGTAGTCTCCGTCGGCGCTCAAGGTCCTCCGTCTTGGGCATGGTTGTGGGTGTTGTTGGAATGTAGCGTTAGGGCAATCCACAGGCGAGCAATGTGTTGCAACATTTATTGTAGCGTTCCAACCTGTGGGTCCAGGATAAATCAGCCCGATACCAAATCATGGTAAAATCATATGAGcgtagaaacactaaaaatacaaaaataatcacTACATAACATGATCAGACCTTGAATAGTTCCCATGTACCTCATAGTATAATAAGTACAGAAATCACAAAAATATCTCTGCAGTTCACAATATGATAAACCTcccaaacaatggataaatacCCTGTGTGACTCACATCATTATAAAGCTCAGAAAATCCTCATACATATCACTGTAAATCATAGCATGacaaaaatcacacaaatacacaataaCCATAACACTCACAACATTGCCAGCGTCAGTTGTGTTGAAAATACTATGGCGTGGAATCCCCAACAGCCGGATACGTCACTGGTGCTTTGATAATTGATAGGTAATCCACTGACGTCTCACTTTCATAACCCTACAAACCACAGACATGTCAATATCTCATTCCCTGATCATATGATTAGTATAATTTAATAAACACAATCATAGGCACTAATAACCCATGATTGATAACAAGTGGTACAGAAATAATGTTGAGCACATGAAGCAAATTGTAACTACTATGAAGATAACCCTGAACAATAATCATGTAAAGGTTATAACACTTACAGTCTATAGAACAGGAGGGGCGACCTTATTCCCGAGTCCTACGAGGGAGACCCGTAGCTAGCAAACCGTCTCCACTTGTCTCACTCTCCTGTCTGTCAGTGTCTATATCAGGCCGCGCGGGCCTCCACAACAACCGTGTGCCACTCCGCATAAACTATACTCTTTAACAAATCCATTGTAGTCTACTTATACAGTATTTTTATCACATCAAATATCAAATACACAATTTAcggacaaatacatacatagttgGTGTAAACTCGTTCAGCATACAATAAGAAGTatattaagagaaataaaacaaataatattggaaccatACCACTGACGGGTAGCACGAACGTAAAATAAACTTAACTTAACATGCGCATAATCATGTTACACTGGTGAACATTCCTCCACACGACACTGAATTGGAAaaagaggggaccacaaatgtccccaggtcggactgctcttctgataacgaccctaagtgtcttgagaatcccctcatttttttcttcattaacttctgcaacattcgcggtcttagatctaattttcaatctgtagaacaccacttctcttctaagcctcatcttgttttcctcactgaaacacaggtgtctgaggcaactgacagtagtccctttcctgttccctcctactttctgtatcctcattttcaatccaaagctggatgttgcgtttatgtgcgcaacgacttaacctgctcttgtgcccatgctcttgaatcttctatgttttccatcatctggctaagACTAcaaaagtcactctcaaacgaaatttatctgtgctgtatacctctcacctaactcctctgaatatAAAAAATCCCttcactacttaacttccaaagtggagcacattctgactctcttcccttttgcaaagatctccattcttagaaacttcaatgttcaccaacagctttgcctttcctctcccttcactaaccatcctggcgaactagccttcaatttgctatcctccgcaacctagagcaattgctgcaacatcctactcgtattcctgaccgtgttgaagatacgcccaaatttttttaccttttcctgacttctaatccttctgcttattctgtcaccctatcacatttatctttaaagctgaattcttcgctcaaacctttgctaaaaactctaccttggacgattcagggcttgttcctctccttcaccctctgactacttcattaaaattcttcgcaatgatgttttccatgccctcgctggccaaaACCCTTgcaaggcttatggacctgatggggtccctgctactgttttccgaaactgtgcctccgtgtttgcaccttgcctagtcaaactcttttaactctgtctgtcaacatctacatttccttctagctggaaatttgcctacattcagcctgttccttaaaagttTGACCggtctaatctctcaaactacggctttaatttcctggctatctatttttttttttttttatcctcaacaggaagattaataaatatctatcaattcacaaccttctatttgatcgccagtatggattccgtcaaggatgctctactggtgatcttctggctttccttactgagtcttgatcgtcctcttttagagattttggttaaACGTTAGGtattgccttggatatatcaaaagcttttgatagaatctgacacaaagctttgatttccaaactaccctcctacggtttctatccttctctctgtaacttcatttcaagtttcctttttgaccattctattgctgctgtggtagacagtcatcgttcttctcctaaatctattaacaacattaacaacggTATTCCTATGACCTTAGCTAAACTTCTTGTcatatccactcttacgctgatgataccccCTGCATttatccacgtcttttcacagatgttgaacacttcaggaagtaaacatttcacgcagagaagccacataacgcctgtttgggacagagcaaacttaatattgttcaatgcctcaaaaactcaattcctccatctatcaattcgacacaaccttccagacaactatcccctcttcttcaatgacacacacctgtccccctcttccacactgaacatcctcggtctgtcctttatatataatctgaactggaaacttcacatcttatctctagctaaaacagcttctatgaagttaggtgttctaagacgtctccgccagtttttctcaacccaaCTCTGTACATgcaccttatccgtccatatatggagcctgcttcacatgtctgggggaattccactcataccgctcttctagccagggtggaatcaaaagtttttttgtttaatcaacttctctcctctaactaaccgtcttcaccctctctctcatcgccgcaatgttgcatctctagcttttttctaccgccattttcatgctaactgcttctCTGATCTTGTTAACAGCATGCCTCTCATCCTCCCATTGCCTctttgcacaagacttttttttctctcacccctattctgtccacctctctaatacaagagttaaccagtattctcaatcattcatccctttctctggtaaactctggaactccctgcctgcttctgtttttccatcttcctctgacttgaattcgttcaagagggagatttcaagatacttatgctttattttttgactaccgatttggacccttttttttttttagggcgggcatctcagtgggcttttttttatattttttttattgaatttttgttgcccttggccagtgtccctcctacataaaaagaaaaaaaaaagtcctgggAAGGGGATCATAAATGTTCTTCTGGTATCggccctaaatgtcttgacaccccctgaacctttttcttcattaacttctgtaacattcgcagccttagatctaatattcaatctgtagagcaccgcctctcctcttctaaacctcatcttttccacatcgaaactcaagtgtctgaagcaactgacagtagtagccccttctcttctccctcctattttctctatactcattttcaatccaaagatgGGCGTTGCATCTAAAGTCCACAGTGACATAACtagctctcgtgcccacgctcttaatcttctgaattttctaCCATCTTGCTTAGACTGTAGAGTCACTGTCAAACTATCTTTATCTGTGccgtatacctctcacctaactcctctaactatatatatatatatatatatatatatatatatatatatatatatatatatatatatatatatatatatatatatatatatatatatatatataaagcctcTGAGtatttaactttcaaagtggagcatatcCTGACTCTTTTCACCTTTGCTatgatttccattcttggaggagagcaaagttaaaggctagttcaccaggatggtctgtgaagggaagggagagccaAAGTTGTTGGTAAACATACAAgtctccaggaatggagatcAGACATgtttctgtgaggaaaagaagataaggtttagtagaggagaggcgATGTTCTACAAGTTGAAAAATAGATGTAAGGCAGTGAATACtacaaaaagtaatgaaaaagttgagggtgtgtcaagacacttagggtcgataccagaagagaaGACTGAcgtggggactccgaggctggtgcaggagtcgccatatttaatttaaaatttttgagtgaaggatgtgcaTGCAATTAGGTACATgtggttttgtgtgaaggaagagaattgtctttagagactaggctgtgactgccccattgtgttgtgtgaggcaaagggaaacgttcagcgagatcacagctgggttattgataagttcacagcaccctacctcactaggagtaattattttttttagcaggtgtctactgcctcttaccctcggaccgtggccaggattcgaacctgtGCGCCTGAGGAATCTTCGGCCCCAAAACCATGTACCACATTATTTCTAGATACGCTTTGAAAAATTTCATGCACCCTGAGGCAAGCAGATTGACTATCACAGATGGGAATTTGGTATGGGAGATTGATGCCTCCCATAAATAACGTGCATATGACAAATGTGACAGTATCACACCATCATGTGTCACGTCCTAATATCATTAAATTCAATTTAATGTGAATTCATATTATAACTTATTTGTAGGGGGCCATACAACACTGTATATACGAACTGGCAGCCCTTACTCTGCAGGCCACATGAAGGTCTATTatcaattattgtttttttttttttttaatactaatGGTGTCACTCATTTTTGCGCCTGGCTTgctgtgccttttttttttttttatgtaggagggacaccggccaaggacaacataaatctaataaaaaaaaaaagcccactgagatggcGGTACCTGAATAGTGtccgaagcagtagtcaaaaattaaaggatgagtgtcttgaaacctccctcttggagagacttaagtcataggaaggtggaaatacagaagctggcagggaatTCTAGAGTTTAGCTAGCGATGagtttagctagagatgagatgtgaagtttctagtttaaattataagaaaaggagagaccaaggatgttaattgtagaaaagagggacagttgagtgtcattgaaaagtggagatagttgtctggaaggttgtgtcgagttgatggatggaggaattgaatttttgaggcattgaacaataccaagtttgctctgcccaaataaaaaaaattggggagatcaaaagtcaggcgttctgtggcttccctgactGAGGCTCCCAAAGGGATCTTTCTAGTCTAGGGACTCGGCAGACCACTAGGAACGTTTCTAGTGGGACTGAGGAGGGAGCTTGGAAGACTTGTTTGTATGTGACTGTGGAGTTTTAAAAACCTTAGGATCGTTTGCGTTTGAATATCCATGGGGGTGTGGACATCTTCAATATGAACTCCTGTACGAGGAGTCTGTGAAGTAGTTGGTGAAGATGC
This genomic window from Scylla paramamosain isolate STU-SP2022 chromosome 33, ASM3559412v1, whole genome shotgun sequence contains:
- the LOC135089530 gene encoding uncharacterized protein LOC135089530 — its product is MPKTEDLERRRRLRGTARGKLTRKCNLLSEQVKQGKPSSIIEDYYEEVKDAFRELERRHEDVMDALCESDQEEEDFNGKLKNEEQYIVQAELLKTGACETLLQLCKKEKETALTDSATKVKVKPIEPPKFEGDIRQYQTFRSNYDKIMTVNYGENAFALKQCLSGEALSVVHGVDDDYKEMFRRLDQRYADPVRLTDTVINQLQELKPIAEGNTGKFVETVEVIEKCWTDMSKNNLEVQMSTVIVISLIEKILPPQQKREWTKIYQNLSNKVNAFPELLKYLKEEKNVLDYIDKDVRKRSHNSKATVHSVEVKEDDSQIMRTLQKLQLQQAEHQANMESIMQKFTQTLSSGGSQVGRHRQNYGNPNFCWYHNSDSHTISRCNTFHNLEPSNKMEVLRKNHVCFHCLAMGHSSKDCQEKRSCYMKLGNGNVCGKPHHPRLHYLLYQNDINIHTNKSDGCTLLMIGQVNCKDDSLVTLFDPGSTSSLVTHRKARDLGLCGTPYNITMTTVGNVSDTVFTKMYKMPLVDETGKQYLIQCVGMDEITSEVNPVPMDIILSQLGVSQSMHIFRPHGRVDLLIGADSCDIIPTTVKTVGKLQLMKGPFGYCVRGSHPELKNEYTEHYVAQVNHMSLTSNTFEIQGEICRTFKEDIDNLFAMDHLGTNCRPKCTNCINCKDCNRETHITVKEEEEMKLILSGLEYQEKEKTWTVHYPWIKDPHHLPNNFGVALMKLKGTEKRLKKLGSRSTENYKVQIDDMLKRGVARKLNREELNWYKGPVHYLSHHEVLKQSSASTPTRIVFNASASYNGHVLNNYWAKGPNVMNSLFGLLLRFREGSIAFVGDIAKMFNSIRLSEFDSHVHRFLWRDFEDRAPDHYALTAVPFGDICSPAIAILAMRQTAEKCKEEFPEAANVIVQDSYMDDIIHSMNDTEKASQIIKDVELILNRGNFHMKEWIISGKTQVGNDVDLSGIPGEKVLGLVWNPVEDEISFKMKMKSTCKQTCSVEVKSNSDEPQNPLTKRKALSYISTIFDPMGFVTPEIKSIINTAEVNNWHINDCNMFDIDRFNSYRKIIGVTARVLNALHARSFKGILASPTVDQLKQAEILWIKRAQISLTDNWEKRFKRLGPFCKDGIIYVGSRIAAWLKNNYNNEAFILLPTKHRLTEVCIKDIHDKDHGGIESTLCKLQAKFWIPQARKLIKSVKSRCVTCRRLEKQVIGQSMGPVPEERLKPSPPFYHSALDLFGPLMIKDTVKGRCKKKVYGVVVNCLSTRASYVDLVEGYDTDSLITTLRRFTAIRGFPHSMYSDHGSQLKLASKEVCFLTQDQEKLSQFSREGGMEWKFTKSADAPWENGCSEAMVKLVKRVMTRVIGDSTLTFGELQSAMFEIANMLNERPIGMKNGSDCTKGSYLCPNDLILGRASVHTPEGVFDSSTNTRTRQRFINAIVKSFWKKWMMHYFSTLIVQQKWHCEKRNLRVGDIVLVQDSNNLKGHWKLAEVCQVLPSSDGKVRDVQIRYKLQSGNSMYKGHQDIKVNRSVHKLVLILPIEEQ